The segment GACACCGGACGGTGCAGGCGCTCGCCCAGCTGGGCGGCGACCCATTGCGGATGCTGCGCCAACGCCGGCAGCAGCACCTGCGCCAATGCCGCGACCACCGCCAGGGTGATCAGGCCGACGCCGATCGTCCATCCGAACGCCCGGCTGAGCCGGTGCGCGTGCCGCGACCAGGTCGCCGTCACGGTCGGCGACCTGCGTCGCATCGCCGGTTACAGCAACACCACATCGAACTGTTCCTGGGAATAATGCTCTTCGGCCTGGAAGCGTATGCTCTTGGAGATGAACTCCTCCAGTTCGGCCACCGCGGAGGACTCCTCCTCCAGGATGCGGTTGACCACTGACGGGCTGGCCATCACCAGCAGCTTGGCGGCGCTGAACTGGCGCACCGCGCGGGTGATCTCGCGGAAGATCTCGTAGGTCACCGTCTCGGCGGTCTTCACCGTGCCGCGACCGGAGCAGGCCGGGCACGGCTCGCACAGCTGCCGCTCCAGGCTCTCGGTCGTGCGTTTGCGGGTCATCTCCACCAGGCCAAGCGCCGACATCGGATAGACGGTGGTCTTGGCATGGTCGCGCGACAGGCCCTTCTCGAGGGTGCGCAGCACCTGGCGCTTGTGCTCCTCGTCGGTCATGTCGATGAAATCGATGATGATGATGCCGCCCAGGTTGCGCAGGCGCAGCTGGCGCGCCGCGGCCTGTGCCGCCTCCAGGTTGGTGCGGTAGACGGTTTCCTCGAGGTTGCGCGTGCCGAGGTAGCCCCCGGTATTCACGTCGATGGTGGTCATCGCCTCGGTCTGGTCGACGATGAGATAACCGCCCGACTTGAGCGGCACCTCCTTCCTCAGCGCGCGCTGGATCTCATCCTCGGCGCCGTAGAGGTCGAAGATCGGCCGCTCGCCGTCGTAGTGCTCGACGCGGTCGTCCAGGCTGGGCATGAACTTGTGCACGAACTTCACCACCTTCTCGAAGGTCTCGCGCGAATCCACGCGCACCTTCTCGATGGTTTCGTTGAGCGAGTCGCGCAGGCAGCGCAGCGGCAACGACAGTTCCTCGTAGACCCGCTCGCCGACCTTCGCGCGGGCGATGTTCTCCTGCACCACCCGCCACACCTTGCCGAGGTAGGTCACGTCGAACGCCAGCGATTCGGCCGACTGGCCCTCGGCGTTGGTGCGCACGATGTAACCCAGCGGGTTCTCGCCGAGCAACGGCGCCAGCACGTCCTTCAGGCGCTGGCGCTCATCCTCGTCCTCGATGCGCGCGGAGATGCCCAGCGTGCGCGCGTGCGGCAGCAGCACCAGGTAGCGCGAGGGGATCGACAGGTGGGTGGACAGCCGCGCGCCCTTGGTGCTGATCGGGTCCTTCACCACCTGCACCACGATCTCCTGGCCCTCATGCACCAGTTCGCTGATCGACGGTACCGAGCCGTTGCCGCCACCGTCTCCCTCGCCGCCCGGAATGGCGGGACGAATGATGTCCGAGGCGTGCAGGAAGGCCGCCCGGTCCAGGCCGATGTCCACGAACACCGCCTGCATGCCGGGCATCACCCGCTGCACCCGGCCCTTGTAGATGTTGCCCACGTAGCCGCGCCGGGAGGCGCGCTCGACATGGACCTCCTGGAGCATGCCGTTCTCGACGATGCCGACGCGGGTCTCGCGCGGCGTCACATTGATCAGGATCTCTTCGCTCACCGCACTACCCCCGCCCAGGGCGACCTTTATAACGGCTGGTTCGGGGCACTGTCGATGCGCACCAGCCCTTGACTTTGGCGGCCCGTGACGCGTGTCGCCGGGCGGCTCAGGCCGACCCGGGAAGCTCGCCGGCGCCATCTTCGGGATGCGGGCTGCGCTGCCCCTCCGGAGGCCGCCGCGGCGCCATCCCGGCCGCCTCCCGTTCGCCGCCCGGGGCACGCGACCATTCGCCGCGCCAGCGCGGAAGCGCATCCGGATACCGGGCCTGCGCGAAGGCCAGCAGGCCCTCGCGTACCCGGCAGCGCAGATCCCAGTTGCGCCCGGAATCGCCCGAACTGACCAACGCACGCAGCTGCATGGCCCGATCGCTGGCATCGGTGACCTGCAGCACGCATACCCGACCGTCCCATTCGGCCGCCTCGCGGCACAGTCGCTGCAGCTCCTCCCGCAATGGCGCCAGCGGCACGCGGTAGTCCAGCCACAGGAACACGGTGCCGATGATCTGCGCCGTGCGCCGGGTCCAGTTCTGGAACGGGTGCTCCATGAACCAGTTCAACGGCACCACCAGCCGTCGCTCGTCCCAGATGCGCACCACCACGTAGGTGCCGGTGATTTCCTCGACCCGGCCCCATTCGCCTTCGATGATCACCACGTCGTCGAGCCGGATCGGCTGGGTCAGCGCGATCTGCAGCCCGGCGATCAGGTTGCTCAGTACCGGCTTGGCGGCCAGGCCGACCGCCAGCCCGGCCAATCCGGCCGAGGCGAGCAGGCTCGCGCCGATCTGGCGCACCAGCGGCAGGGTCATCAGCGCCGCCGCCAGCCCGAGCAGCACAATCAGCACGGTGGCGGTACGGCCGAGCACGCGCGACTGGGTCAGCACCCGGCGCGCGTGCAGATTGTCGGCCACGTCCACCGGGAAGCGCCGGGCGAAGAACGCCTCGGCCGCCTGCACGCAACGTACGGCCAGCCAGGTGGCGACGCCGATCAACGCGACGACCAGTCCGCGCGACAGCACCGGCACCGGGGCAAGCAGCGTCGACTCGGGGCGGGCATGCAGGACCACCGCCAGGGCGACCAGCGGCACCAGCCAGCCCATCGGGGCCCGCGCGAAGCGCAGCATGTCGCGCACCATCGGATGATCGTCGCTCCACCGCCACAGCAGGGCGCGGATGGCGCGATGCACCAGCATCGCCACGACCAGCGCCACCGCGGCGCAGCCGATCAGGCGGAACGCGGGAGAGTGGGTCCACAGGTCGTCGAGGAAGCCGGTCATCGTCACAGCGTGCCAAGCCGGACGTCCATGCCATGTGGTCGGCATGATCACGTAGAGTTAGCGGATGACACCGACACCGATCCTGCTCGCCTGGAGCGGGGGCAAAGACTGCCTGATGGCCCTGCAGCGGCTGCGCGCCGATCCGCATTGGCAGGTGGTCGCCCTGCTCACCACGGTCAACCGCACCTACGACCGCATCGCCATGCACGGCGTACGCCGCGACATCCTGGAAGCCCAGGCCGCGTCGCTCGGCCTGCCGCTGCTGGTGGTGGAGATGGACTGGCCCGGCTCGAACGAGGCCTACGAGGAGGCGCACGCCAAGGCGCTGATCGAAGCGCGCATGCGCTGGCCGGGCATCCGGCACTGCGCGTTCGGCGACCTGTTCCTGCAGGACGTGCGCGACTATCGCGTACGCCAGCTCGGCCAGACCGAATGGCGCGCGGTATTTCCGATCTGGGGCGAAGACACTTCCGCGCTGTCGCGCCGTTTCGTCGCCGAGGGCCATCGCGCCATGCTGTGCTGCGTGGACACCCAGCAACTCGACGCCGCTTTCTGTGGTCGCGCCTATGACGGCGCCCTGCTCGACGCATTGCCGGTCGGGGTCGACCCCTGCGGCGAGCGCGGCGAGTTCCATACGCTGAGCTGCGGCGGCCCGCTGTTCCGCACGCCGCTGCGGCTGCGTCGCGGCGAGTCGGTGCTGCGCGACGAACGCTTCCAGTTCACCGACTTCCTGCTCGATGACGCGGACGACTGAGCGGCACATCCTGCCCGACGTGCTGCAACCGGGCCTGGCACTGGTGTTCTGCGGCACCGCGGCGGGCAAGCGCTCGGCGGCCGAGGGCGCCTACTACGCGCACCCCGGCAATCTTTTCTGGCGGGCGCTGGCCGAGGTCGGCCTGACCCCGCGACGCTACGCGCCGGAGGAGTTCCCGCGGCTTCCCGAACTCGGCATCGGCTTCACCGACCTGGCCAAGTTCCACAGCGGCAACGACAGCGAGCTGCCGCGCGACGCCTTCGACGTGCCGGCGCTGATGGCAAAGATCGAGTGCTTTGCACCGCGCTGGCTGGCCTTCACCAGCAAGCACGGCGCGAAGGCGGCGCTGGGCAGGGCGATCAGCGGCTACGGCGAGCAGCCGGAACACATCGGCACGACGCGGGTGTTCGTGCTGCCGTCGCCGTCGGGGCAGGCGCGCGGGCACTGGTCGATCGGGCCATGGGTTGAGTTGGCCAGGTTGGTACGTGGCGATTGAAGACGCTGGATGACCGGCATTCGCCGCTGAAGAGCGCCTCCGGCGGGCGCCGGGATGACGATGAGGCATGGCATGAGCTTGCCGTCGAAGGCGCCAACCCCACGCTCGTCATTCCAGCGAAGGCTGGGATCCAGTGCCGTTGCAGCCCCCAAACGCACACGGGCGCCCAGGGGCGCCCGTGCGTCATGCAGCTTGGAGAGGGCGGGTTACATCTCCACGCAGTCAAAGCGCACGTCCGCGGGCACGTCCAGCGTGTAGTCCACGTCACTGCGGTCGAAGCCGAACAGCTTGAGGAAGTCGTGGCGGTAGCCGGCGTAGTCGGTCACCTGGCTGAGGTTCTCGGTGGTCACCGTCGGCCACAGCGCCTTGCACTCGGACTGCACGTCCTCGCGCAGCTCCCAGTCGTCCAGGCGCAGGCGATGCTCCTCGTCCACCGGCGGCGCGCTGCCATCGGCGCGATAGAGAAAGTCGCGGAACAGACGGTTGGCCTGCTCGATGGTGCCCTCGTGGATGCCCTTGGCCTTCATGATCTTGAAGACCATCGACACGTACAGCGGGATCACCGGGATCGCCGCGCTGGCCTGGGTCACCACCGACTTCATCACGCCCACATAGGCCTTCAGGCCATTCGCCGCGTAGCGCTCTCGCATCGCGTTGGCGGTGTTGTCCAGGTGCTGCTTGGCGCGGCCCAGGGTGCCGTGCCAGTAGATCGGCCAGGTGATCGAGGTGCCGACGTAGCTGTAGGCGATGGTGGTGGCGTCCTTCGCCAGCACGCCGGCCTGGTTCAGCGCCTCGATCCACAGCGCCCAGTCCTCGCCGCCCATCACGGCGACGGTGTCGGCGATCTCCTGCTCGGTGGCCGGCTCGACGGTAGCGGTGATCACGGTGTCGCGGTTGGTGTCGACCGAGGTGGCGCTGAAGGGCTCGCCGATGGTCTTGAGCGCCGAACGCTTCACTTCACCGGTGTCCGGCAGCTTGCGCACCGGCGAGGCCAGCGAATAGACCACCAGGTCGATCGGGCCGCCCATCTCCGCCTTGATCAGCTCGATCGCGCGCTCACGGGTCTCGTTTGAGAACGCATCGCCGTTGATCGACTTGCTGTACAGGCCGGCGGCCTTGGCTGCCTGGTCGAACGCGGCGGAGTTGTACCAGCCGGCGGTGCCGGTCTTGGTCTCGCTCGAGGGCTTCTCGAAGAACACGCCGAGCGTCGCCGCACCGTAGCCGAACGCGGCGGTGATGCGCGAAGCCAGGCCGTAGCCGGTGGAGGCGCCGATGACCAGCACGCGCTTCGGGCCCTGCCCGCTCTGGCCGCTGGCCCTGGTGATGTCGATCTGCTCGCGCACGTTGTTCGCGCAGCCCACCGGGTGCGCCGTGATACAGATGAAACCGCGGACTTTCGGATTGATGATCATGCGTTCGCTTCGACTGTCGTGAGGCAAAGGCGCATCTTACCTGCGAGCGCCAGCCATGCGCCGCCGTAGGGTTGCCGGAGCCCGGCATGCGAACGGCCCTACGAAGCGGGCCGTTCGCGCGATGCGGTGCGCATCGATGGACTCAGTCCATCGGCGTCTGGCGATACTTGCCCACGTCACGCTCGAGCACCGGCGAAGCGCGGTTGCTCCAGGCGTGGCGGATGTAGCTGACCACCGCCGCCACGTCCGCGTCGCTCAGCGACTGCGCGAACGGCGGCATCGAGTACGGCCGCGGGTTGCCCGCGGTCACCGGAGGAAAGCCGCCGAGCAGCACCACGCGGATCGCGTTGATGCCGGTCGGTTCGTCGACCGAGGAGTTGCCGTTGAGCGGCGGGTAGACCCCGGCCACGCCATTGCCGTCCTTGCCGTGGCAGGCGGCACAACGCTGGCCATAGATTTCCCCGCCCCTGTGCCGCATCGCCGTTGCGTCGATCGCCGGTTCGACGACCCGCGGCTGCGACCGTGGCGGCAGCGACTCGAGATAGCTGGCGATCGCTGCGAGATCGGCGTCGGTCATGTGCTGGGTGCTGCGCGCGACCACCTCGGCCATCGGGCCGAACGCGCTGCCTTTCGCCGACTGCCCCGTCTTGAGCAACTGCACGATGTCCTGCCCGCTCCAGCCCTCCAGCCCGCCGTGGGCCTGCGTGCCGAGGTCGGGCGCATACCAGTCCTGTGCGGGAATCTCGCCGCCGGACAACGGCGGCTGCGCCGGGATGCCGCCCAGCGCGTCGCGCCGGGCGTGACACTCGTTGCAGTGACCCAGGCCCTGCACCAGATAAGCGCCTCGATTCCATTCGGCCGACCGGGCCGGATCGGGCTGGTACACACCGGGCTGGAAATACATCGCGCGCCAGGCAGCCAGTCCCTGGCGCACGCTGTAGGGAAATTTCAGCTCCGGTGTTGCGGCCGGGCGATGCACCGCCGCCAGCGATTTCAGGTAGGCGAAGATCGCCAGCGCATCATCGCGAGTGACCTTGGTGTACGAGGTGTAGGAGAACGCCGGATAGAGGAACTCGCCGTGGCGGCCCTTGCCCTCGTGCAGGGCACGCCAGAAATCGGCAAACGTCCACCGGCCCAATCCGGTCTCGTCATCCGGGGTGATGTTCGGCGCCGGGATATTGCCGAATGGGGTCGGCACTTCGTGGCCGCCGGCGAACGGGACGCCATCGCGCGCGGTGTGGCAGGCCGCGCAATCGCCGACCGTGGCGAGGTAGCGACCGCGTTCGATCAGCGCCGGGTCGGCCAGGTTTTCGCTGGCGGCAAGGCGACCTGCCTCGCGCGTGGCGACATCGTCGGGGTGCGGCCCGAACAGCCACCAGGCGACGCCGCCCACCATCAGCAAGAGGACAATCAGGAAACCGCGCAGCAGCCACTTCATGCGCCGTCTCCCTTGACCGGCGCCTCCGCCGGCGGGGCATTGCCCAGCACGCCGCACTGCAGTGGTGGCGTCACCGAACCGGGCGGCTGCGCATGCATGTCCGCCGGCAGCTGCCTTGTGGCCAGGAAAGCAGACACCGCGGTGATGTCCGCCGGAGTAAGCCGGTTGGCGATGGTCGACATGCAGTCCGGTGCGGCAGCGGCGCGGGTGCCGGTGCGCCAGGAGCCGAGCTGCGAACTCACGTAGTCGTAGGGAAGACCCACCAGGCCGGGCGTGGACGGCTGCACGCCGGTCAGCTGGCTGCCGTGGCAAGCCTGGCACGGCGGGATCTTGCGCCCGGGGTCGCCATGCTCGGTCAGCGCCTGTCCGCGTGCCAGCTGCGCGGCGGACACCCTCGGCGTGGGTGACGGCGAGTACGGCACTTCCTGCTGGGCGAAGTAGCTGGCGATCTCGTGCATGTAGGTGTCGGTGAGCGGGCGCACGGTGTATTCCATCGGGCCGTACCTGCGCAGGCCGAGCTGGAAATAGCGCAGCTGGCGCGCCAGGTACTCCGCCGGCTTGCCCGCCAGACGCGGGAAGAAACCGGTGCCCGGCGAACCCTCGCCGTGTTCGCCATGACACGCCGTGCACGAGGCGATGCGCTGGGCCAGGGTATCCGGCACGGTATGCGTCGGCGGGTTATCGGCGGCGTGTACGGCCGGCAGCAGCAGGGCTGCCAGCAGAAGGACGCCGCGGAGCGGGATACGGAAGCATCGGGTCATCCACGAAGTATAGGCGCCCGGCATGGTGAAGCCGCCAAACGCTAAGGTCGTCGCCCGGACGCCGCGACAACCTGCCGCAAGCCCCACGCCGCTCCGGCCTGCGCGATCCCGGAAGCCCCCCGGTTCGAACTGCCCGCGGAAGCGCCGAAGGCGCCAGCGCCACGCCCGGGAACCGGCCGACTGCGCGTGGCGCCAGACTCCACGCTGGCCTGCCTTCGACCGCTCCGTGAGACCTCATGCGCATCCCCTTCCCCGGCGCCCTCGCGGCGGCCATCGCGATCGCCCTTCCGCTGCCCGCCACTCCGGCAGCGCCGGATCCCCACCCCACCTGGCGCCAGCCACAGGTGCCGCAGCGCATCTACGGCAACACCTGGTACGTCGGCAGCCGCGGACTCAGCGCGATCCTGGTGACCTCGCCACGGGGCCACGTGCTGATCGACGGCACGCTGCCCGAAAGTGCGGCGATGGTCGAAGCAAACATCCGATCGCTCGGCTTCCGCCTGCACGACGTCCGGGTGATCCTCGACTCGCATGCGCACGGGGACCACGCCGGCGCCGTGGCAGCGATCGCCCGGGACAGCGGGGCCACGGTCCGGGCCCGCGCCGCCCAGGCTCGGGCGCTGCGTGAGGGCGGCAAGGACCCGGAAGACCCACAGTACGGCGACGCGCCGCTGTTTCCGCCCATCAGGCACGTGCAGGTGATCGGGGACGAGGCCACGGTACATGTCGGGCCACTGGCGATCCGCGCCCACCCGACGCCGGGACACACCCCCGGAAGCACCACCTGGAGCTGGACCTCCTGCGAGCGCGGCCGCTGCCTGCACATGGTGTATGCCGACAGCCTCACGCCCATGGCGGCCGGCAGCTACCGCTTCTCCGCTCCGGACCATCCGGAGCGTCTGACATCCTTCCGTCGCGGCATCGCCGCGTTGTCCACCCTGCCTTGTGACATCCTGATGACCCCACATCCGGAAGCCAGCCGCTTCTGGCAACGCATGACGGCGCGCGCGCAGGGGCATGCGGATGCGCTGCGTGATCCGGACGCCTGCCGCGCCTACGCACGCCTGGGCGGGCAGATGATGGACAAGCGCATCGCCGTCGAGCGGGAGGCCGCTCCCTGAGCTGCATGCAGGATCTGCAGGTGACAAGGATCACTTCGCTCCGGCTACCCGACGTGGTCCGATAGGCAGCGTTGCCCTGTCCCGGAACCTCACCGATGAGTGCGAAGCAACGATCGCCTGAAGCGCCCGCCGAGCTGCCGCATGTCGATCGCTGGACCCTGATCGGCCTGGTTCTGCTGCTTTCGCCCTTGCTGACCATGGCCCACGAGCTGCTGGGCCACGCCGTGACCTGCGTGGCCTCCGGGCACCGTCCGAGCGAGCTGG is part of the Dyella thiooxydans genome and harbors:
- a CDS encoding cytochrome c4 — its product is MTRCFRIPLRGVLLLAALLLPAVHAADNPPTHTVPDTLAQRIASCTACHGEHGEGSPGTGFFPRLAGKPAEYLARQLRYFQLGLRRYGPMEYTVRPLTDTYMHEIASYFAQQEVPYSPSPTPRVSAAQLARGQALTEHGDPGRKIPPCQACHGSQLTGVQPSTPGLVGLPYDYVSSQLGSWRTGTRAAAAPDCMSTIANRLTPADITAVSAFLATRQLPADMHAQPPGSVTPPLQCGVLGNAPPAEAPVKGDGA
- a CDS encoding cytochrome c; protein product: MKWLLRGFLIVLLLMVGGVAWWLFGPHPDDVATREAGRLAASENLADPALIERGRYLATVGDCAACHTARDGVPFAGGHEVPTPFGNIPAPNITPDDETGLGRWTFADFWRALHEGKGRHGEFLYPAFSYTSYTKVTRDDALAIFAYLKSLAAVHRPAATPELKFPYSVRQGLAAWRAMYFQPGVYQPDPARSAEWNRGAYLVQGLGHCNECHARRDALGGIPAQPPLSGGEIPAQDWYAPDLGTQAHGGLEGWSGQDIVQLLKTGQSAKGSAFGPMAEVVARSTQHMTDADLAAIASYLESLPPRSQPRVVEPAIDATAMRHRGGEIYGQRCAACHGKDGNGVAGVYPPLNGNSSVDEPTGINAIRVVLLGGFPPVTAGNPRPYSMPPFAQSLSDADVAAVVSYIRHAWSNRASPVLERDVGKYRQTPMD
- the fabV gene encoding enoyl-ACP reductase FabV; translated protein: MIINPKVRGFICITAHPVGCANNVREQIDITRASGQSGQGPKRVLVIGASTGYGLASRITAAFGYGAATLGVFFEKPSSETKTGTAGWYNSAAFDQAAKAAGLYSKSINGDAFSNETRERAIELIKAEMGGPIDLVVYSLASPVRKLPDTGEVKRSALKTIGEPFSATSVDTNRDTVITATVEPATEQEIADTVAVMGGEDWALWIEALNQAGVLAKDATTIAYSYVGTSITWPIYWHGTLGRAKQHLDNTANAMRERYAANGLKAYVGVMKSVVTQASAAIPVIPLYVSMVFKIMKAKGIHEGTIEQANRLFRDFLYRADGSAPPVDEEHRLRLDDWELREDVQSECKALWPTVTTENLSQVTDYAGYRHDFLKLFGFDRSDVDYTLDVPADVRFDCVEM
- the rng gene encoding ribonuclease G gives rise to the protein MSEEILINVTPRETRVGIVENGMLQEVHVERASRRGYVGNIYKGRVQRVMPGMQAVFVDIGLDRAAFLHASDIIRPAIPGGEGDGGGNGSVPSISELVHEGQEIVVQVVKDPISTKGARLSTHLSIPSRYLVLLPHARTLGISARIEDEDERQRLKDVLAPLLGENPLGYIVRTNAEGQSAESLAFDVTYLGKVWRVVQENIARAKVGERVYEELSLPLRCLRDSLNETIEKVRVDSRETFEKVVKFVHKFMPSLDDRVEHYDGERPIFDLYGAEDEIQRALRKEVPLKSGGYLIVDQTEAMTTIDVNTGGYLGTRNLEETVYRTNLEAAQAAARQLRLRNLGGIIIIDFIDMTDEEHKRQVLRTLEKGLSRDHAKTTVYPMSALGLVEMTRKRTTESLERQLCEPCPACSGRGTVKTAETVTYEIFREITRAVRQFSAAKLLVMASPSVVNRILEEESSAVAELEEFISKSIRFQAEEHYSQEQFDVVLL
- a CDS encoding mismatch-specific DNA-glycosylase, with protein sequence MTRTTERHILPDVLQPGLALVFCGTAAGKRSAAEGAYYAHPGNLFWRALAEVGLTPRRYAPEEFPRLPELGIGFTDLAKFHSGNDSELPRDAFDVPALMAKIECFAPRWLAFTSKHGAKAALGRAISGYGEQPEHIGTTRVFVLPSPSGQARGHWSIGPWVELARLVRGD
- a CDS encoding mechanosensitive ion channel family protein, which translates into the protein MTGFLDDLWTHSPAFRLIGCAAVALVVAMLVHRAIRALLWRWSDDHPMVRDMLRFARAPMGWLVPLVALAVVLHARPESTLLAPVPVLSRGLVVALIGVATWLAVRCVQAAEAFFARRFPVDVADNLHARRVLTQSRVLGRTATVLIVLLGLAAALMTLPLVRQIGASLLASAGLAGLAVGLAAKPVLSNLIAGLQIALTQPIRLDDVVIIEGEWGRVEEITGTYVVVRIWDERRLVVPLNWFMEHPFQNWTRRTAQIIGTVFLWLDYRVPLAPLREELQRLCREAAEWDGRVCVLQVTDASDRAMQLRALVSSGDSGRNWDLRCRVREGLLAFAQARYPDALPRWRGEWSRAPGGEREAAGMAPRRPPEGQRSPHPEDGAGELPGSA
- the bla gene encoding subclass B3 metallo-beta-lactamase produces the protein MRIPFPGALAAAIAIALPLPATPAAPDPHPTWRQPQVPQRIYGNTWYVGSRGLSAILVTSPRGHVLIDGTLPESAAMVEANIRSLGFRLHDVRVILDSHAHGDHAGAVAAIARDSGATVRARAAQARALREGGKDPEDPQYGDAPLFPPIRHVQVIGDEATVHVGPLAIRAHPTPGHTPGSTTWSWTSCERGRCLHMVYADSLTPMAAGSYRFSAPDHPERLTSFRRGIAALSTLPCDILMTPHPEASRFWQRMTARAQGHADALRDPDACRAYARLGGQMMDKRIAVEREAAP
- a CDS encoding ATP-binding protein, encoding MTPTPILLAWSGGKDCLMALQRLRADPHWQVVALLTTVNRTYDRIAMHGVRRDILEAQAASLGLPLLVVEMDWPGSNEAYEEAHAKALIEARMRWPGIRHCAFGDLFLQDVRDYRVRQLGQTEWRAVFPIWGEDTSALSRRFVAEGHRAMLCCVDTQQLDAAFCGRAYDGALLDALPVGVDPCGERGEFHTLSCGGPLFRTPLRLRRGESVLRDERFQFTDFLLDDADD